A genomic region of Bdellovibrionales bacterium contains the following coding sequences:
- a CDS encoding site-specific integrase, which translates to MTSNPTANIKRPTDQVITPTNDLSDDQVKELLNSVDLTKKSGPLHKAILVLLFSTGMRKGELINLKFENYQEHQGLKIIQFIGKRGKVSRVPLHPAAIFHLEQYIGHMRSCGRELKIGDSLFQPATNNWGSGTNKKLQATSVDYIIKYHCKKIGITAKISPHSARATVIGSLLESGCDLYKVSQLVNHSNVKTTQGYDKRKKNLIDSPVFKLKYF; encoded by the coding sequence ATGACGTCCAATCCCACGGCCAATATAAAACGTCCGACCGATCAAGTGATTACACCTACTAATGACCTTAGCGATGACCAAGTCAAAGAACTGCTTAATTCGGTGGATCTCACCAAAAAATCTGGCCCGCTTCATAAGGCAATATTGGTACTCCTGTTTTCAACTGGCATGAGAAAGGGCGAGCTCATTAACCTCAAGTTTGAAAATTACCAGGAACATCAGGGGCTCAAAATTATTCAGTTCATAGGTAAGCGAGGAAAGGTGTCACGGGTTCCGCTTCATCCCGCGGCTATATTTCACCTCGAACAATACATCGGTCATATGCGATCATGTGGACGGGAGTTAAAAATTGGCGACTCGCTATTTCAGCCCGCTACTAACAACTGGGGATCCGGCACCAATAAAAAGCTTCAAGCTACGAGCGTAGATTATATTATTAAATATCACTGCAAAAAAATCGGGATCACTGCCAAAATCAGCCCACATAGCGCGAGAGCAACTGTCATTGGATCACTACTGGAGAGCGGGTGTGATTTGTATAAAGTTTCTCAACTGGTGAACCATTCAAACGTAAAGACCACTCAGGGCTACGATAAGCGGAAGAAAAACCTTATCGATAGCCCCGTGTTCAAGCTCAAATATTTTTAA
- a CDS encoding transposase — translation MIRIGCGMHSRRKFESATVDGAKSGRSLGETGLGYFKKLYDLEEKIGEKSSDERYRLRLEIAEPIWKEMKEWAEGHQPKVPAKSKIGGAFRYFLNEYKYLTGYLKDGRLEADNGFTERAIRKYAIGRNAWLFSDTPAGAEASSLMYSFTVTAKINGVNPYTAMVRLLTELPLAKSLEDFERLAKIISSPDSQA, via the coding sequence GTGATCCGCATAGGATGTGGGATGCACTCCCGCAGGAAGTTTGAATCCGCCACAGTGGATGGGGCTAAGTCCGGCCGAAGTCTTGGAGAAACAGGCCTTGGTTACTTTAAAAAACTCTACGATCTGGAAGAGAAGATCGGCGAGAAGTCTTCTGATGAGCGGTATCGCCTGAGGTTGGAAATAGCTGAGCCCATCTGGAAAGAAATGAAGGAGTGGGCTGAAGGGCATCAGCCCAAGGTTCCAGCAAAAAGCAAGATCGGAGGGGCCTTCCGCTACTTCTTGAATGAGTATAAGTACCTGACAGGCTACCTCAAGGATGGGCGTCTGGAGGCGGACAATGGCTTTACGGAGAGAGCGATCCGCAAGTATGCCATCGGAAGGAATGCGTGGCTGTTTTCCGATACCCCCGCAGGAGCTGAGGCCAGCAGTCTCATGTACAGCTTCACTGTAACAGCCAAAATCAATGGGGTGAATCCTTACACAGCCATGGTCCGACTGCTCACTGAGCTACCACTGGCCAAATCCCTCGAAGACTTCGAGCGCCTCGCTAAGATCATTTCATCACCTGATTCTCAAGCTTGA
- a CDS encoding IS66 family transposase has protein sequence MVKIELPENERFSEEGQPLKVIGWEFSEKLKYEPAKVSVIRYERAKYGVDSGDYVKTAPPVPSVIPKGVATPELLAFIMTSKYCDGLPLYRIEEIMDRQGVDLPRSTMARWVVQVAQALVPVWNVLSDRLLASFYVAVDETQVQVLKENGRKAGDKSWMWVRSTPYGDKKIVLFDYRISWSQEAARQLLDGITGYLQ, from the coding sequence GTGGTGAAGATCGAGCTTCCAGAAAATGAGCGTTTTTCTGAAGAGGGGCAACCTCTCAAGGTGATTGGTTGGGAATTTTCGGAGAAGCTCAAGTATGAGCCAGCCAAAGTCAGTGTGATTCGCTATGAGAGGGCCAAGTATGGAGTGGACAGCGGGGACTATGTGAAGACCGCTCCGCCTGTGCCTTCTGTGATCCCTAAGGGGGTTGCCACTCCTGAGTTACTTGCCTTCATTATGACATCCAAATATTGCGATGGACTTCCGCTGTACCGGATTGAGGAGATCATGGATCGTCAGGGAGTTGATCTTCCCCGCAGCACGATGGCCCGCTGGGTGGTGCAAGTGGCGCAGGCTCTTGTGCCTGTCTGGAATGTTCTTTCAGACCGGTTACTCGCCTCTTTTTATGTGGCCGTGGATGAGACGCAAGTGCAGGTTCTCAAAGAGAATGGCAGGAAGGCCGGAGACAAATCGTGGATGTGGGTGAGGAGCACGCCCTACGGGGACAAGAAGATTGTTCTGTTTGATTATCGCATCTCCTGGAGCCAGGAAGCAGCCAGGCAGCTTCTGGACGGGATTACAGGATATCTGCAATGA
- a CDS encoding transposase: MQAQELFSKQEQLSSENEGLRARVRLDEEKIKFLQSEVTWLHEQIRSLKRAQFGKKSETWVSPEQKMLFNEVELEASKGTPEEDEAQIEVTGSWA, encoded by the coding sequence ATGCAAGCGCAGGAGCTATTTTCAAAACAAGAACAGTTGTCCTCAGAAAATGAAGGACTGAGAGCACGTGTTCGTCTCGATGAAGAGAAGATCAAGTTCTTGCAAAGTGAGGTCACTTGGCTGCATGAGCAGATCCGTTCTCTTAAGCGGGCGCAGTTTGGGAAAAAGTCGGAGACTTGGGTGTCGCCCGAGCAGAAGATGCTCTTCAACGAAGTGGAACTTGAAGCCTCCAAAGGGACACCTGAAGAGGATGAGGCACAGATCGAAGTCACGGGTTCCTGGGCATAA
- the tnpB gene encoding IS66 family insertion sequence element accessory protein TnpB, giving the protein MKSPSQFEGVFLHRDPVDLRRGIPGLSQIVESAQMGKLGGKNLFVFCGRRRHTIKILYFDRSGFCLWQKQLDVEKFPWPKKSVEEVVHISTEQLSWLLEGYDVWKMRPFSEINFERVC; this is encoded by the coding sequence ATGAAATCTCCCAGCCAATTTGAGGGAGTGTTTCTGCATCGGGATCCTGTGGATTTACGCCGTGGGATTCCGGGGTTGAGTCAGATTGTGGAGAGTGCCCAAATGGGAAAGTTGGGTGGGAAAAATCTTTTCGTGTTCTGTGGTCGACGACGGCACACGATCAAGATTCTGTATTTTGATCGAAGTGGGTTCTGTCTATGGCAAAAGCAGTTGGATGTGGAAAAGTTCCCATGGCCGAAGAAATCTGTGGAGGAAGTCGTCCATATATCCACAGAGCAATTGAGTTGGCTTCTGGAAGGTTATGATGTTTGGAAAATGAGGCCATTTTCAGAAATAAATTTTGAAAGAGTCTGTTGA
- a CDS encoding site-specific integrase: MYWQWRGKNSNRRVFMYYDSTLKKNVRLRVGEIPSGINSDDDADAFCRQKESEIEAAKIRIVRRLKWKSRYHNFETLMEVFKNERLKESPNNWKNDIYYMEHYVLNFFINQNTYSNMNDWYIHFEDFKDWLDRVKTIKGNNTLAYSTKNQCIKALNAFLKVMHRKNKVDRVTKCAQFARHLENSKSIDEVISKSDIQRIYSELGTIDETSAALFFLLANTGLRINEGLGLSLDSLVQGEIENKAFHEQLRTHGIDYVGYLSLESQPVNLIRLRDQNGRVPRKALKGRRKIDPKNNRIIPIIDKEVFNTLVKLYFTQRDLFSKKKFGDDPKDYLLFDGLNKQRFGIHLKKACQNLKIRHYTPHSCRHTFATQFTGLTFGNVFLCQMVLGHRDLNTSRKYIHIWEQIQKESKSAQQLKTGIQLIV; the protein is encoded by the coding sequence ATGTATTGGCAGTGGCGCGGTAAAAACTCAAATAGACGAGTGTTCATGTACTACGACAGTACATTGAAAAAGAACGTGCGCCTCAGGGTTGGCGAGATTCCTTCCGGCATTAATTCGGATGATGACGCCGATGCTTTTTGCAGACAAAAAGAATCTGAAATTGAGGCAGCAAAAATTCGAATCGTTCGTCGTTTGAAATGGAAATCTCGCTACCACAATTTTGAAACATTAATGGAGGTGTTCAAAAATGAACGCCTTAAGGAGTCACCTAATAATTGGAAGAATGATATTTACTATATGGAACACTACGTTCTCAATTTTTTCATCAATCAGAACACTTATTCCAACATGAATGACTGGTACATTCATTTTGAAGATTTTAAAGACTGGTTGGATCGGGTTAAAACTATTAAGGGCAACAATACATTGGCATATTCGACAAAAAATCAATGCATCAAAGCCCTCAATGCATTTTTGAAAGTCATGCACAGAAAAAACAAAGTTGATCGGGTTACTAAATGTGCTCAATTTGCTCGTCACCTTGAAAATTCAAAGTCAATCGATGAGGTCATTTCGAAATCTGACATCCAGAGAATATATTCTGAACTTGGTACAATTGACGAGACATCTGCCGCTCTATTTTTCTTATTGGCAAATACTGGCCTACGAATCAATGAAGGTTTGGGATTATCACTGGATAGCTTAGTTCAAGGGGAAATTGAGAACAAAGCCTTTCACGAGCAACTTAGAACTCATGGGATTGATTATGTCGGCTATCTCTCGCTCGAGAGCCAGCCAGTAAATCTAATTCGACTCCGAGATCAGAATGGGAGGGTGCCACGAAAGGCGTTAAAAGGGCGCAGAAAAATCGATCCTAAAAACAACAGAATTATTCCCATTATTGATAAAGAAGTGTTTAACACGCTCGTTAAGCTGTATTTCACGCAACGTGATTTATTCTCGAAGAAGAAATTTGGAGATGACCCAAAGGATTATCTTTTATTCGATGGACTGAACAAACAGCGTTTTGGGATTCACCTAAAGAAGGCATGTCAGAATTTAAAAATTAGGCACTACACGCCACACTCATGTAGGCACACATTCGCAACGCAATTTACTGGGCTAACCTTTGGGAATGTGTTTTTATGCCAGATGGTGCTCGGCCATCGTGATCTAAATACAAGTCGCAAGTATATCCACATTTGGGAGCAGATTCAGAAGGAATCAAAGTCTGCTCAACAATTGAAAACTGGAATTCAGTTGATTGTCTAA
- a CDS encoding RES domain-containing protein: MGLAKGEWERRQEEKWAPIEDSQVCTRCFVDDELKKFIIEGSDGVGCDYCEDVGAKKRKSRNINDVIERISEAIRGHYEDPAEHMAYETAEGGYLGSTTDTYDLLEELVEVENPCVLDAVRGAFEHTLWCKKNPYSDDPSDVMFQDWTSYCEFIKHKKRFFLSDTKGMFDGIVRDFKKLKLFKIIKPGNQFFRARTFQSTNPFPLKFEEITSPPKKVLIKQANRMSAAGISLFYCSATSETCKSEARTSNVYGIQHDMVAYASFSTKKTLRLLDISKLPHVPSIFGSTDRIERENLIFLRMFRDDIMKPVKRDGREHVEYIPSQIFTEYIRFYVKNGLHSINGICYPSTQNSNGLNYALFLSSDQIEEKRDLSSTAYIFFNSDIKFEKLS; encoded by the coding sequence ATGGGCCTGGCAAAAGGAGAGTGGGAACGGCGGCAAGAGGAAAAGTGGGCCCCTATCGAAGATTCCCAAGTTTGCACGCGGTGTTTTGTAGACGATGAACTCAAAAAATTTATTATCGAAGGTTCTGATGGCGTCGGGTGCGACTATTGTGAAGACGTCGGCGCCAAAAAACGAAAAAGTAGAAATATTAATGATGTTATTGAACGAATTTCAGAAGCCATACGGGGCCACTATGAAGATCCCGCTGAACATATGGCCTATGAAACTGCTGAGGGCGGATACCTGGGCAGTACAACTGACACCTACGATCTTTTAGAGGAATTGGTTGAGGTTGAAAATCCCTGTGTATTGGATGCCGTTCGGGGTGCATTTGAGCACACCTTGTGGTGCAAAAAGAACCCATACTCAGATGATCCAAGTGATGTGATGTTTCAGGACTGGACTTCATATTGTGAATTTATCAAGCATAAAAAGCGATTTTTTCTTTCAGACACAAAAGGCATGTTCGATGGAATAGTTCGGGACTTTAAAAAATTAAAACTGTTTAAAATTATTAAGCCCGGGAACCAGTTCTTCAGGGCCAGAACTTTTCAGTCCACAAACCCGTTTCCGTTAAAATTTGAGGAAATTACCAGCCCACCAAAAAAGGTTTTGATAAAGCAGGCAAATCGGATGAGTGCCGCTGGCATTTCACTGTTTTATTGTTCGGCCACAAGTGAGACTTGTAAAAGTGAGGCAAGGACTTCAAACGTTTATGGAATTCAACACGATATGGTGGCCTATGCCTCCTTTTCGACAAAAAAGACCTTGCGACTTTTAGATATCAGCAAGTTGCCACATGTCCCCTCAATATTTGGATCAACCGATCGTATTGAAAGAGAAAATTTGATTTTTCTTAGAATGTTCCGTGACGACATTATGAAACCGGTAAAACGAGATGGCCGTGAACATGTGGAGTACATTCCAAGTCAAATTTTTACTGAATACATTAGATTTTATGTAAAGAATGGCCTCCATTCTATTAATGGAATTTGTTATCCTAGCACTCAGAATAGTAATGGCTTAAACTATGCACTCTTTTTGAGCTCCGATCAGATCGAAGAAAAAAGAGATCTCTCAAGCACAGCATATATTTTCTTTAATTCTGATATTAAATTCGAAAAGCTATCTTAG
- a CDS encoding DUF2971 domain-containing protein → MNHKKLYKYYSFDEKGYWQAPLKDNYLYFNTYKNFNDPYEFYFKANQSADWKTKLKVLKAGNPDSDFIHRMNSEVEVEKYLSTLKLNNVWKNMEGLFSNFGICCFSKSPDIILMWSHYCKSHSGFCLEFDIEKLNACANGPDKIKWIDVEYVERVPEFSIFASPTFDNYIKYKFSSWSYEEEVRAFRLPTNYVFPVDCITGITFGLNSINHKAGTDGHRNMTTIKGLIDGKFAHLKSSLTLAKKNKDVFKIDLQKINFQFLA, encoded by the coding sequence GTGAATCACAAAAAGTTATACAAGTATTATTCCTTTGATGAGAAAGGATACTGGCAGGCCCCCCTGAAGGACAACTATCTCTATTTTAATACCTACAAAAACTTCAACGACCCCTATGAGTTTTACTTCAAAGCAAATCAAAGTGCTGATTGGAAAACAAAACTCAAAGTTTTAAAGGCCGGAAATCCTGATAGTGATTTTATTCACAGAATGAATTCGGAGGTTGAGGTCGAGAAATATCTTTCCACATTAAAACTAAACAATGTTTGGAAGAACATGGAGGGATTATTTTCTAACTTTGGGATCTGCTGTTTCAGCAAGTCCCCAGACATAATTTTAATGTGGTCTCACTACTGTAAAAGCCACAGTGGATTTTGTCTTGAGTTTGATATTGAGAAACTGAATGCCTGTGCCAACGGGCCGGATAAAATTAAATGGATAGACGTTGAATATGTCGAGCGGGTACCTGAGTTTAGCATTTTTGCGAGCCCGACGTTTGATAATTATATCAAGTATAAATTTAGTAGCTGGTCATATGAAGAAGAAGTCAGAGCATTCAGGCTGCCTACCAACTATGTATTTCCGGTTGATTGTATTACCGGAATCACCTTTGGATTGAATTCTATTAATCACAAGGCTGGAACAGATGGACATAGAAACATGACAACGATCAAAGGCCTCATCGATGGTAAATTTGCACACCTAAAGAGTAGCCTGACATTGGCGAAGAAAAATAAAGATGTTTTTAAAATTGATCTTCAGAAGATTAATTTTCAATTTCTCGCATGA
- a CDS encoding fumarylacetoacetate hydrolase family protein has protein sequence MKLGSLKSSKFRDGELIVVSRDGKRGVKAEAVAPSLREAVENWNECYPKLRVLEDLLNKNDVNGIFEIDENQMHAAMPRSFQWLDGSAFINHVKLLRQSRNMPLPENMLTVPLMYQGGSDCYLAPREDIPQIDSGHGTDFEAEVAVILDDVPMGVSSDDALKYILLVVLVNDVSLRGLAVDEMTQGLGFLQCKPSSTLSPFAVTPDELGSAWVGGRVHLPLHVEYNGEIFGRADAGQMHFHFGQLIAHAARTRNLTAGTIIGSGTVSNEEEGRGSSCLAEKRMLEKLHEGIFKTPFMKVGDSVKIEMKDKNGNSLFGTIFQRVTKWEK, from the coding sequence ATGAAATTGGGATCTCTTAAAAGTTCGAAGTTTCGAGATGGCGAATTGATTGTCGTGAGTCGAGATGGCAAACGCGGTGTGAAGGCGGAAGCAGTCGCTCCCTCTCTCCGTGAGGCTGTTGAGAATTGGAATGAATGCTATCCCAAGCTAAGAGTTCTTGAGGATTTGCTAAACAAGAACGATGTAAATGGAATATTTGAAATTGATGAGAACCAAATGCACGCAGCGATGCCACGATCATTTCAGTGGTTAGACGGTTCTGCTTTTATCAATCATGTCAAATTGCTTCGTCAATCTAGAAATATGCCGTTGCCTGAGAATATGCTGACAGTTCCGCTTATGTATCAGGGCGGAAGCGACTGCTATCTTGCACCTCGGGAAGATATCCCTCAAATTGATTCCGGACACGGCACAGATTTTGAGGCTGAGGTTGCCGTCATTTTAGATGATGTGCCAATGGGCGTAAGTTCAGATGATGCGCTTAAATATATTCTATTGGTCGTTCTGGTAAACGACGTATCCTTAAGGGGTTTGGCTGTCGACGAAATGACTCAAGGACTTGGTTTTTTGCAATGTAAGCCGAGTTCCACTCTGTCGCCTTTTGCTGTAACTCCCGATGAATTGGGAAGTGCTTGGGTAGGGGGTCGCGTTCATTTGCCTCTTCATGTTGAATACAATGGCGAGATTTTCGGACGAGCCGATGCGGGTCAAATGCATTTTCATTTCGGGCAACTGATTGCACATGCTGCTCGAACAAGAAATCTAACCGCTGGAACAATAATTGGGAGCGGGACGGTCTCGAACGAAGAAGAGGGGCGAGGATCAAGCTGTTTGGCTGAGAAAAGGATGCTTGAAAAGCTTCATGAAGGCATTTTTAAAACTCCCTTTATGAAGGTTGGAGACTCCGTAAAGATTGAAATGAAGGACAAAAATGGCAACAGCCTGTTTGGAACAATCTTTCAGCGAGTCACTAAGTGGGAAAAATAA
- a CDS encoding cytochrome c, with protein sequence MAHKRFQSKFRIFLVSSISVLFFFIILVTCYFTLVRPRSSKNETKNDSILGGNRPSGRRPWEHSQEMVSRGKEVFTMYCVSCHGKGGRGDGPGGAGIVPPPRDLVAARWRKGGSSKELFVTISEGIDGTSMGSYRHLDKLDRWALVQFVRSIAEINSVDSLSDLEDFVTKAL encoded by the coding sequence ATGGCTCACAAGCGTTTTCAATCAAAGTTTAGGATTTTCTTAGTTTCTTCAATTTCAGTCCTGTTTTTTTTCATCATTTTGGTTACTTGCTATTTCACCCTTGTGCGTCCTCGTTCTTCGAAAAATGAGACAAAGAACGATTCAATTTTGGGGGGCAACCGACCTTCTGGTCGACGGCCTTGGGAGCATTCGCAGGAAATGGTTAGCCGCGGGAAAGAGGTCTTTACAATGTATTGCGTTTCGTGTCATGGAAAGGGAGGTCGCGGAGACGGGCCCGGTGGGGCAGGTATCGTTCCTCCTCCTCGTGATTTGGTCGCCGCTCGATGGAGAAAGGGCGGTTCATCGAAAGAACTTTTCGTCACCATTTCTGAAGGGATTGACGGGACTTCGATGGGGTCTTATCGACATTTGGATAAGCTTGATCGTTGGGCTCTCGTTCAATTTGTCAGGTCAATCGCGGAAATAAATTCAGTCGATAGCCTCTCCGACTTGGAGGATTTTGTGACAAAAGCCCTATAA
- the bamE gene encoding outer membrane protein assembly factor BamE — MKLLFIGFVFSTAGCSTPAHMAFDTIQVGQSKSDVVEIMGSPQRTFRVKDQDQWVFVFFQGDEQIVKGVSFENGRVVTIEQFRSETPLERELKNVSSMHEYEEKINSSRQKTENLRSIDPVEEEKAPQK; from the coding sequence GTGAAGCTACTCTTTATTGGATTTGTCTTTTCAACGGCAGGATGCTCAACGCCAGCCCATATGGCCTTTGATACGATTCAAGTTGGTCAGTCAAAATCAGATGTTGTAGAGATCATGGGTTCACCCCAGAGAACTTTTCGCGTTAAGGATCAGGATCAGTGGGTTTTTGTCTTTTTTCAGGGTGATGAACAAATCGTCAAAGGGGTCTCCTTCGAGAACGGACGAGTTGTGACAATCGAACAGTTCCGCTCAGAAACTCCTTTGGAAAGGGAACTGAAAAATGTTTCCTCTATGCATGAATATGAAGAGAAAATAAACTCTTCGCGTCAAAAAACCGAAAACTTGAGATCCATTGATCCTGTCGAGGAAGAAAAGGCCCCCCAAAAATGA
- the lepB gene encoding signal peptidase I has product MREKLIQFWESNKVFVGFLVFVVLFRVSIADQYHVPSGSMEPTIAIGDRIFVNKLTYQVKVPFTNLVLFKLGEPLRGDIVVFEKPGDHTVMVKRLIGLPGDFLEIEEGFIRVNGETFFLPGEDPPEQLKNAHKNGLGIKYHELMSGHEHTVQRLPYREQYDAIKFRVPDDHFFFMGDNRDNSNDSRAWGTVPRDLLKGRASRVLYSMVFDGFVPKFKFERTGRNLYLPSDDNSGEEKPTGIN; this is encoded by the coding sequence ATGCGTGAGAAGTTAATTCAATTTTGGGAGTCCAATAAGGTTTTTGTCGGATTTCTTGTTTTTGTTGTTCTCTTTAGGGTGAGCATTGCCGATCAGTACCATGTTCCAAGCGGATCTATGGAACCCACAATTGCCATCGGTGATAGAATTTTCGTCAATAAACTAACCTATCAGGTAAAAGTTCCGTTCACAAACTTGGTTTTATTTAAGTTGGGTGAACCACTCAGGGGAGATATCGTGGTTTTCGAAAAGCCCGGCGATCACACTGTGATGGTAAAGCGCCTGATTGGACTCCCCGGGGATTTTTTGGAAATAGAAGAGGGATTCATACGAGTTAATGGAGAGACATTCTTTCTTCCGGGAGAGGACCCTCCCGAACAATTGAAGAACGCTCACAAAAATGGACTCGGTATTAAGTATCATGAGCTGATGTCCGGACATGAGCACACGGTTCAGCGGCTACCTTATCGGGAACAGTACGATGCAATCAAATTTCGAGTGCCCGATGACCATTTCTTTTTCATGGGAGATAATCGAGACAACAGCAACGACAGCAGGGCTTGGGGAACAGTTCCACGAGATCTGCTAAAGGGACGAGCGAGTCGCGTTCTGTACTCAATGGTATTTGATGGATTCGTCCCCAAATTTAAATTTGAAAGGACGGGGAGGAATCTCTATCTGCCGTCAGACGACAATTCCGGAGAAGAGAAACCGACTGGCATCAATTAA